In a single window of the Blattabacterium cuenoti genome:
- a CDS encoding rod shape-determining protein yields MRLVIDFMKNLFTQEIAIDLGTANTLIMHNNKVIVDLPSIIAIDVRTKKVLAVGEEAKQMQGKTHENIKIYKPLKDGVIADYQVAELMIKEFLKKVPGVNNKFFTPSLTMVICIPSGITEVEKRAVKDSAQHLNAKEVYLIEEPMAAAIGSGISVTKAEGNMIIDIGGGTTECGVIALGGIVCQKSIKIAGDVFTNDISYFLRSKYNLYIGERTAEKIKIDIGAAMESIEAPPEDIHIQGRDLTTGKPKEMNLSYKETIPALDKSILRIEDAVMETLSRTPPELAADIYKTGIYMAGGGSLLRGLDQRISKKTGLSVYLVEDPLRAVVKGTGVALKNIDKFTFLMK; encoded by the coding sequence ATGAGATTAGTAATAGATTTTATGAAGAATCTTTTTACCCAAGAAATAGCCATAGATTTAGGAACAGCAAATACACTTATTATGCATAATAACAAGGTAATAGTTGATTTACCTTCTATAATCGCTATAGATGTAAGAACAAAAAAAGTATTAGCTGTAGGAGAAGAAGCTAAACAAATGCAAGGGAAGACACATGAAAATATTAAAATTTATAAACCATTGAAAGATGGGGTGATTGCAGATTATCAAGTAGCAGAACTTATGATTAAAGAGTTTCTTAAAAAAGTTCCGGGTGTAAATAATAAGTTTTTTACCCCATCATTAACAATGGTTATTTGCATTCCATCCGGAATAACAGAAGTGGAAAAAAGAGCAGTAAAAGATTCGGCTCAACATCTGAATGCTAAAGAAGTTTATCTTATTGAAGAACCTATGGCCGCTGCTATTGGTTCAGGTATTTCTGTGACTAAAGCAGAAGGAAATATGATTATTGATATAGGAGGAGGAACAACAGAATGTGGGGTTATAGCTTTGGGTGGTATAGTATGTCAAAAATCTATAAAAATAGCTGGAGATGTTTTTACAAATGATATTTCCTATTTTCTTCGTTCTAAATATAACCTATATATTGGAGAAAGAACTGCAGAGAAAATAAAAATAGATATTGGGGCAGCTATGGAATCCATAGAAGCTCCTCCAGAAGATATTCACATACAAGGAAGAGATCTTACTACAGGAAAACCCAAAGAAATGAATCTTTCTTATAAAGAAACAATTCCTGCTTTAGATAAATCAATTTTACGAATTGAGGATGCCGTGATGGAAACACTTTCTAGAACTCCACCGGAACTTGCAGCAGATATTTATAAAACAGGAATATATATGGCGGGAGGAGGCTCTCTTTTAAGAGGTTTAGATCAAAGAATATCCAAAAAAACGGGTCTTTCTGTTTATTTAGTGGAAGATCCTTTAAGAGCGGTAGTGAAAGGAACAGGAGTTGCATTAAAAAATATTGATAAATTTACATTTTTAATGAAATAG
- the folK gene encoding 2-amino-4-hydroxy-6-hydroxymethyldihydropteridine diphosphokinase codes for MKEHDVFLLQGSNKGNKKEYLDQSLISISKKIGRIIKISSYFESEAWKMKNSSIFYNRALYVKTNYSPIDLLKKILDIEILIGRKKNLFQEKYQSREIDIDILFYDHIIIYSSILTIPHPLLHLRRFVLEPMCEIAPNKNHPIFNLTILDMLGLCMDKLYVKKIIE; via the coding sequence TTGAAAGAACATGATGTATTCTTGTTGCAAGGAAGTAACAAAGGAAATAAAAAAGAATATTTGGATCAATCTTTAATTTCAATATCTAAAAAAATAGGTAGAATTATTAAAATTTCATCATATTTTGAAAGCGAAGCATGGAAGATGAAAAATTCTTCTATTTTTTATAATAGAGCTTTATATGTAAAAACTAATTATTCTCCTATTGATCTTTTAAAAAAAATTTTGGATATAGAAATACTTATAGGAAGGAAAAAAAATTTATTTCAAGAAAAATATCAAAGTAGAGAAATAGATATAGACATTTTATTTTATGATCATATTATTATATATAGCTCTATTTTGACAATTCCACATCCATTGTTACATTTACGAAGGTTTGTTTTAGAACCTATGTGTGAAATAGCTCCAAATAAAAATCATCCAATATTTAATTTGACCATCCTAGATATGTTAGGATTATGTATGGATAAATTATATGTAAAAAAAATTATAGAATAA